The genomic window taaaaagaatgaaaactgaaGGGACAAAGGAAAGCTTCCAGTAGATAGCAACTGAGTTAATCTCCAGTATCCAGATAAACAGATATTTTAAGCTTGGGATAATTTGGTTTCCAATTTAtctattctcttctaattttaagtATCTTctcctttttgcttattttagtaCTAGGAAAATAGGAAGTGGAACATATAGGAATCTACTTTGAGATGTTAAGCTAAAGGAAAAGAGTGTGAAATAAGTTTAGAAAACTAGTTTGGAGCCAGGCTGAAGaatttctatttgcattttatccttggcatctgtttcctcatatataactTGAGCTATACTTGGTGGTCTTTAAGggtcctttcaactctaaattttttattcaatgattctttgaagatttttgagcaggaaAGTGAATATGGTTAGATATATGCTATTGGAAAGTTATTATGGCAGCTAGACTTTGGGTGGATGGTAAGCAGAATGGCTAGAAGTACATAGACCAATTAGATTAAAAGAGTCCAGGTATATTATTGGATAGATTTTGTATTAagtagtatatattatatataattatataaaaattataaaagttcaGCCAAGGGATGAAGACCTGGACTAGGGTGATCATGGCTGTTAATAAAGAGAAAGATGCATATTCTTTAATACAAGAAATTCCCCTTATCAATGGCTCATAATTATACTTAATCCAGAGTGATTGAAATAGCTTTTATTAATCAACAGCTTTGCAAAGTATCTTCACTGCTAGTGGGAAAGGCAGTGAATAATGACAATGCAtagtcttatatgcagtttgaaagacttGTTCCTCCCCTTCGTGCCAATCATTTGGTCAGGGTTACAATCTAAATATATGTCTTTTCCCCACCCTGGTCATTACAGAGGGGAGTGTACAGCAATATGTACGAACTTCATTGAGTAGGCACAAAGAACAAGGACAAGGACACAGACCCTAGGTCAACCCCTGACTAGTTGAAGCAAGTTTTTGACCTTCCCCTGAATAAGGAGGCTTAATGCGAAGTGAGGAGACCTCACTCAGACTCAGCTCGATGATTGGTCAGGATCATCTCTTTTGTCTTACACTGACATACCTGCATGTAGGCTCCAACAGCCACAGACAGgccctagtctttgtaatgtgAACAATCTCCCCCTTACATTCTTTGGTAACCAAATACCCACATCTCACATTCCTTACATCCCCCTAATGGTGTTTGGAGTTAAAAAACATTGTACAGATTTTTGGCAATTCTGGTTGCATTGACTTTCTCTTGTTAGCCTATTAGTAGTAAAGGTTTTCAGATTGATTGATTCCAATTTTAGATTACTTCAACTATCAGCAAGCTCAGTATGATTCAATAGTTTGATTTGGCAGCCAAAAAAACTGGTTTTAGATTGGAGAGATATCCAGAATGAAGGGGTTGATCATCAATCATATTGTCTTGGTCAAACCCCACTTgcagtattgtgttcagttctggaaaCTATATTTTAGGAAGTACATTGACAAATTGAGGTTCATATAAGGTAGATCAGGataaaggagttttaaaaaagaCTTATTTGAAAAAACTAGAGATTCTAAGGGAAGCAACATGTAATATTGTGAATGTACTCCAGGCCTCAAGTTTAGGTATTTGCATAAAATTCTTATTGATAGAATGACTACAAGTCAGTGCCTACATGAAGGCTGGAGTCTGTGAGGTTTTAGGAAAGGAGAAATGTCTTCTCTCACTTCTGCCTTTCACAAAAGACACTCAAAGGTTCAGCTTGTCTACAAGGAGAAGTTACTGGAAGAAGAGTGTGACTCCAGGAAGAACCCAACATACAGAGAAACTTGTGCCTTGAGAATACTCAGTTTAGGTTTGCCTATTAATCTTTGAGAGAATTGCTTTTGGTTGAAATAAGGGACTCTCTCACTCTTGGTTGGCCTGACATATCTTATCAGCTCTCCCCAGAGGAGAATTCATTCAGTCTCTGTTTATTCTAATCTGTATAATTTCTCCAATTTGTTTTCTATTGGTTTTTATATTGACTTCATTagacaaaatagataaatgattttaTCCATTAATATAAAGTTTTTGGGTAAACAAGTATTTGGTAGGAAGAGTAAATAAAGCTTTTGGATATAGATTGGGTACTCCTTACCCATTTAAGGGACTGCAATCAGAAGAGTGGcttgaactttaaaaatatttcccaaaggCTACCAATAGTTGTGGGGGTGGAAAGTGATAAAGTATAAAGATTCTAGTTCAATATTTTAAACCTATTAATCCCAAATCAGCCCTTTTAATAACATCTACTCGTAGAATTTTGACATGGAGACTATTTAAGGGGTTGTGTTAGTAGTCAGTAATAACTtagaagaacttttttttaggtttttgcaaggcaaatggggttaagtagcttgcccaaagccacacagctaggtaattattaagtgtctgagaccggatttgaacccaggtactcctgactccagggcgggtgctttatccactgcaccaccaagccatCCCTTAGAAGCACTTTTCACATGTACTTTTGGACCCTAGGTCTTTCCTCATTTGAGGTTTCCAACTGAAATTTCCTAGGATTCCAAACAAATGAATTGTAGTCTTgattcttcttgacctcatttggggttttcctggctgATGTGGCAAACAGAGCAAATTGACtttttgcccaaggttacacagtgtctgaagtcagaactgaactcagtaaaatcagtcttcctgtctccaggcttgTCACTCAATTCACTCATGCCTGCTCTTATTGACCCTATTTTataagaagaagaaaactgaggctcaggctaagtgatttgcccatgttcACAAAGCAAGCAGAGGAGATTTAAACTCATTTCCCCTGACTACAagtctagtattctttccattacaacATACTTCTAAAATGTTTAGCTCAAATGTGAACTAAAGTAATTTAGAATTGTTTTAGGGCACTAAATTCTACTTTATATCACTGCCCTACCTGGTTTCTATTCCAGAAACCTGATGCCCCTCCCAGGATAAAGTCATCATTTCTGAACTCACCACTATGCTGCTAACTCAAGCCTTCCTTCAGTGTTCTCTGTTTGGAGGGCATGTGGGGAGAGTACTAAACATCTCCCAGCATTCTGGATTATCATCAGTTATCTTcacttttgtcttgctactggacccCAATGGCTTTGGAGTGGATggtctgcctcactcaaatctaatttatgtaCAAACCAAGACATCATGTTCATATCtttggtcttcaagaatgaagaaagaaaaatgatgatggTTCTTCATGAGGTCTCTACATAGAGAGGATGACTTCCAGAGCTGGTGATGAGTTAGACCCTTTTCACACATTTCTTCTTCCTGTGCTTCACTGCTATGATTGTCTAAATTTAAGGCTACTCCCAAGGATGCTGTGTTTACTTGTGGGAAAGAGTAGACTACTAGATTCTTAGAAGAAAGTTTTCTATTAACTGTCTTTACCATGTTATCTGAGAGTAAAACCCAACATGCCAATTCAAACAGAACTTAGgaaattcttcttttcttaatcttctccacttttctctctttttgtgagttctctctctagattgtaaattccttaggGGTGGGaactatttttattaattgtatccccCTAGTACTTAGTTCAGGGCTGAACACACATCTTTGTCCTCTCTTCTccatggaacttttttttttaggtttttgcaaggcaaatgggcttataagtggcttgcccaaggccacacagctaggtaattattaagtgtatgagtccagatttgaactcaggtactcctgactccagggccggtgctctatgcactgtgccatctagctgcccctccatgaaattttcatctgaaaacagagtgaaaataaaaatatagtatctACCATGTTGAAATTTTTGGTGGTATAACTTGTAATTTAATTGCTTTATTTCCAAGATTATATTGAATAATTTAAATAGGATTAAGAAAGCTGAGGAAAATTAAAGTCATAATACTAAAATTAAATGGATACACCCcagtgtatttttattttcaaacatgTCAAACATTCAAAACGAAAGGTATATTTGGTGATGGTCTTTATCCAAATATGGCATGACCtagcaagataaaaaaaaatgagtttttaagtGACTTACAAGAACATATATGATGACtataatggatatatatatatatatatatatatatatatatatgaagatctATATGAGTAAATATGTACCTGAATAAAATCTATAATATCCTATTTTATTTGATCTAAATACACTCCTAAGTTTACTGTACAAACTCTTTTGGTTACAAAAGAGGACTCAGTTTAATCTTTTAATACTATAATACTACAGCTTCTATGTCCTAATTGAtcactatttatttttcttgtcctcTCCTTGAGGATTTTCTGACACTGTCAATCACCCTCTTCTTAAACTCCCCTCTCTAGCTTTTTGAGGTACtactctctctatttctctttccacCTGTCTGATCATTTCTAAAGCAAAAGTTTAACTAAGCCATCCCCTCTACTCAATACTATTGGCTCTctattgcttccaggatcaatataaaattctttcctgacttttaaagcctttttGTAACTTTGTCCTTCTAACTGCCCCAGTCTTCTTACTCTTTTTAAACCTCATCCATTTAACTCTGTGATCCACTGTCATATGTCTTCCTCAATTTGGTCATGTTTCCTCTCAATCagtcctcatttctgcctcctatcttctctggcttccttcaagtcttaaaATCTCATCTGAAAGAAGCCTTCTttgttattatctccaatttaatcttatgtattttctttGAACATAGCTGTTTGCATATTATTTAACCCCATTAAACTATAATAATATCCTTGAGTGGAaattacattttatctttttttgtattcacAGAGGAAGATTAGTTAAACCCAACCTGTCTCCTaataagcatttaagtgcttACTTTTTGACAGATAGCAAATATCTGAAGAATGAACTgaaatctaggtctttctgactgttAAGACCTTGTTTTCCACTATAGTATACTTCTTTGATGCTGTTCTCATGTTCAACTTCAAATACAGAACAAGGTAAAAAGAAAAGTGTTTGAACAGGTATATGGACTTCTGAATGTTTGCCtctgaatacttttttttaatgttttcaatgtTACTCCTTTCTGTCATGGATTAACCATATGCAGGTGTTGTTTAGTAAAAGTCCAACAATCAGCTCATCTCATTGGCATCTTATCAAAAGCAAGAACATTGATTTTGGCTTGGGGGCAGGGGGCTTAAGAAAAGCAGGAAACAGTGGGCAGTATTTACATAATGGGGTATTTTTTCCCCTGATTATATGACTTGTgaactgaaaagttttttttagaaCTTGATCAAGGAGACTCCCATTAGTAGgcagactggatttaaactctctCTTCAGAAAGAAATTCAGCCTAGAAATGAGATAATCTGAGAAGTTGGCAGAGGTagataaataatatttagaaGTAGAAAGTACCTTAGAGATCACCTCATCCAAGctcttcattttatcaatgagtcAACAGAGTTCAAGCAACTTGTTCTAGTATCAGTAACTGAGgtaagaatttgaacctagatcctttgATTCCAAACCCAATGCTTTTCTCCCATGTAATATTGCAtgtaatcaagaaaaaaattacacagtCATAGAAACTTAGCAGTAAAAGGAACActaaaggtcatttagtccaactttcTAATTTTACATGGGTAGTTGGTTTTTCAACACTTGTCCCCAACCAAGGATATAATCAACTAAGGGGAAGATAATGAGGTGTTAAACCAAATATGAAAGATGTGCCTATTGAATACATATCTATTTTAACAAAATGTAAAGTCACTTGATAGGGAATGGGAATGAACACAAAGTTTAAAGTCACTTGATTCAACTGGAACTCTGCTGGCACTACAATCAATTTGGTCAGAAGTCAACAGTTAAGAACAACCCAGCTTCTGAGAAGATGTATCCACTTTCCTCATGAACGTGGTTTTGGTGGAAGATTATGCCCCATGAGCAAGGGATATAGTTTGTGGCTAATGTTACTAACTATATcatcttaataaaatatttctactttGAGCTCATTGTGTTTACTAGCTGACTTAAAAGGAGACTCACAAATGGGGCTTATAGCTAGAGTTTTAGGAGTATAGAATGAGAGATTCACATTCTTGAGTCAGAGGGTGATAACTATCTGTTGGGGATGCAACACAGAGAGGTGTCTCATACATTCAAATATTTATAGAGCTGTCCTGGAGTCTAAGAAAATTGTACTTTCACTTAAATTCTGCCTgtgttagagcaccagccctggagtcaggaggactggagttaaatctggcctcagacacttaattgcctagctgtgctcTAAcacaggcaagtcactcttaatcccattgcttaaataaaaagttaataaattctGCCTCTGTTACTTGATTACTACCTGTGGGACAACTTTAGGAACAAGTGGTTGCTTCAcctttccaggtctcagtttctacaACAGAGCAGGTGGGAGTAAATGGTCTCTGGTGTAATTTCCAACTCTATGATCTTATGACCCAATGTGGAAGAATGAAGATAAAGTGGTTAGAAATCACAGATATTTTGACTTAATATAGAAGAAACTAAAAAATTGGTCCCATTAAAATGGATTGCTTAGACAGCAGTGAATTTTCTACCATTGAGCTGTCTCCAAGTAGAAGCTGTAAAATCATTTTTCAGGAGTGTTTGTTACAGAGACTAGTAGATAATCTCTCATATGTCCTTGCAAGTTCCACAATATCCTGcaataattagaatttttttttggatttttgcaaggcaaatggggttaagtggcttgcccaaggccacacagctaggtaattattaagtgtctgagaccaaatttgaaccaggtactcctgactccagggccagtgctttatccactgtgccacctagctgcccccaaaattagaaatttaaaatagggaaataataatataataatatattataatatattaatataataatagttaCCCAATCTAACCTATATCTCCTTTCATATGTAGATATTCTCTCCATCTCTTACATATGCAGATCTTTTTTAACATTGTTACCCAATTATCTCTGCTGTAAATCTTTCAACTATCTTTGAGAATCCATTTACAATTACTTACTTTTCAGTGGGAAATGTCTCCTCTGAATGTGAACAGAGGAGGACAGATCTGTCCAAGAGTTCCTTCCAGTGTCCTGATTAGTAGTCTGAATTTCTCCAGTGGACTTATGTTGATTCTGTACATAATGTCTCTTCTGAGGTCTCATCCAGGCCACATTATTCCTAGCTTCCACCATGCACCAAGATTCTCGTTGTTCATTCATCTCCAGGATTTTCTTGGCCATATCAATATTAGATGCTTTAGACATTGTATTTAAGGTTGTGGGTTTTCCAAAGGACCAATTTAGGTCTGAGACCTGTGGTGAGAGAATGATATTCTATGAGGTTATAAAATGCCAGTTTCAAAGCaaacaatggaaaaagaagtattCACAAGGAAGCAGGCATTCCTGTTGCCATTCTTccctttaaaaagtatatttgtaTAATGTCAATTCTCcatcagctaggtggtacagtggatagagtactggccccatcttcctgagttcaaatctgccctcagatacttattagctgggtgacactggcaagtcgcttaaccatatttgccttggtttccttatctgtaagatgagctggagaagaaaaatggcaaattacactagtagctttgctaagaaaatcctaaatagaaTCTGAAAGTTGAATATAACCAAAAAAACAGCAGTGTCTGTCTCAATAGTTTTTGGGGGGAGAAAGATGTTCTTCAAAAAGCaggaacttgggggggggggaatcctgTCAAAGTCCTGTCCCCAGAGTACTCTTCCCCCTTGAATTCTATTGCCATGGCCTTTTCCTCTGTCCTGTGACTGGACTGAGGGTAGTGTTGAAGAGCATAGAGCTAAAAGCATGGCTTAAGAGAACTTGCTTTGATGCTTTTCGCTCTATAAAATCAGGagataatgaaaaggaaaaaataagaaatctaaAATGCAACAGCCACCATATAGGACAAAGTGACAGGCAAATTATCACAAAGTGATAAGCAAATTATCACAATTCTGCTTTCAATTTcataactaaaatatttataccTTCTTAGATTTTTAACCTTCTTTAGATTTGAAATTTAAGTTGCTTCAGCCAATCTCAGGATAAAAGTTACCTAGACACAGAGTataaaagttcaaagaaaaaatttcaatgtGATTCAACTTGAGTAATTGTTttgcattttctattttataaaggTCCAATTTAATAGTAATTGTATAAATATTTACTTCATTTCACCtttaaaatataacaatttttCTTGTGATTGTTAATAGTTAACAATTCTTTTGAAACTACACCTCCAGTACTGagcgagatgagaagaaccagaaaaacactgtacatcctaacagcaacatgggggtgatgatcaaccttgatggacttgctcatttcatcagtgcaacaatcaggggcaatttggggctgtctgcaatggagaaaaccatctgtatccagagaaataaatgtggagtttgaaccaagaccaaggactattgcctttaatttagaaaaaaaattgatatcttagtatctgattttgctatctcttatactttatatttcttccttaaggatatgatttctctctcatcacattcaatttggattaatgtataccatggaaacaatgtaaagactggcaaattgatttcagggggggaggagggaagattgggggcaaaattgtaaaactcaaataaaatatttaaataaataaaaaagaaagaaaatatacatcCAGCTATCCCTGCCACATCCAAGAGTAGGAGGGGTGGTGGTTTAGAAACATGGCACCTCTGCAAtttggaaaatccacataaaattttttggtcTCCCTTTCAAACCAGAGatgtctgaattttttcttttttcttttaagggtGTTTACCCTGTCATAAAATTGGTTTAAGTCTTTGGTCATAGCCTCTGTGTTGTCTACAGGTCTTTGTGTGACTTCCACAAAGCTTCCtgccaaattcccatttaatttcttatgctgataCAAGACATATAGAAATTGCAGTGGGGAAAGTCAGGTTGTGATACAGAGTGAATAAcaatttgtgtctaatggtaggcTCTCTAgggtggagaggagggaagaaaaaaaagagaaaaataaatttacatgataactttatgatacattttaaaagaacaaattatacatCTGCAGTTTCATGaacagtctttttatttttattatactatcttatggaaatgcttgttttattatataaactaaaaactaaaataaattttaaaatgtttaaattcttTTGACTACTTATTTCACTGGAAGGACTCTTGGTCTTAAATATTTGTATCAAATTCCTTATATATCTTTGATTTCCCATATCAGAGATCtgaggaaaagattttttttagcttCCCTTCTTATCCTAAACACTATTGACTTATTCAAGGAAAACGGTTTTCAACTGCATGTAATCTAATTGGTCCgttttatcttttgttatttaCTCTATCCAGGTAAAAATTCTGCTAgactatatataaaatgattgaccttttatttttttaagtcaagtATCTACTTGGAgcttaaaacatatttaaaagttGTTATATAGTAATTGTAAGTGGTTAGAAAGTACTATTTGGTAATATTTAGCCACTAGTTTGAGAGTATAGGCTCACAAAGGCAATTAATGGATGCTCTTAGTAATTTTGTGATATGGGTTGCTTAATAAAGGTTGTCTTTGGCCTTGTAAACTCTccattcttcattctctctcacctTAGACCTTTTCCTTCAAATAACTAATAccctcatatttttttcctcttcctcctttcaaaTATATCAGCAAGAAAGTATATGAAACTAATTCTAAGATATAAAAGAGGAACAACATAAAGTATCATGCCTTCTAGAGACATTTGCCTTTTGATAAGTCTTACTAAGTTTTAAGCTTAAAAAAAGACCTCTGATTGGATGTTAAGGCATTAACAAGATGCTggtgggaattaaaaaaaagaaggaaaaactagatgaaaaggaaagcagaaaactgggggggggggaatttttacagcaagtatatctgataaagacttcatttctcaactatatagaataatgaatcaaattataaaaatagaagtcattccccaattgataaatgattaaaggatatgaacaagccaattttcagatgaagaaatcaaaagttatgtcataagaaaaaatgctttaaatctttttttacaaaaatgcaaattcaaacaaaattctgaggtaccatttcaaacctatcagattagtgaatataacagaaaaggaaaatgataaatattagaaggaatgtaggaaaaactggaacactgatgtactgttggtggagttatgaattgatccaaccattctagagagcaatttggcactaagtccaaaggacaataaaattttgcacaccctttgatccagcaatagtaGGTCTTCATCTTTTTAAA from Macrotis lagotis isolate mMagLag1 chromosome 2, bilby.v1.9.chrom.fasta, whole genome shotgun sequence includes these protein-coding regions:
- the SPATA45 gene encoding spermatogenesis-associated protein 45 gives rise to the protein MSKASNIDMAKKILEMNEQRESWCMVEARNNVAWMRPQKRHYVQNQHKSTGEIQTTNQDTGRNSWTDLSSSVHIQRRHFPLKSHAIFG